A genomic segment from Nocardiopsis sp. Huas11 encodes:
- the pstC gene encoding phosphate ABC transporter permease subunit PstC, whose translation MTTTDAPEAAPRPPAGRRRIGDAAFAGLARGSGLLILAILAGVAAFLLIQAWPSLSANTANFLTSDVWEANERESPAFGVGMLAFGTVLAAAIALTLATPVAIGIALFIVYYAPRRLASLLGYLVDLLAAIPSVVYGLWGIGFLAPQLVPLYEGMAEHLGWIPLFAGPASTSARTMLTAGIVLAVMILPIITAMSRDVFHQVPQGHQEAALAMGATRWEMIRLAVLPFGKSGIVGGAMLGMGRALGETMAVAMILSPSLMMSFHLLQSGNQTIAAHIALQYPEATGYGVSALIAAGLVLFAITLAVNMGARYIVARGSKES comes from the coding sequence ATGACGACCACGGACGCGCCCGAGGCGGCCCCACGGCCGCCCGCGGGCCGGCGCCGGATCGGTGACGCCGCCTTCGCCGGGCTCGCCCGAGGCTCGGGCCTGCTGATCCTGGCGATCCTCGCCGGGGTCGCCGCGTTCCTGCTCATCCAGGCGTGGCCCTCCCTGTCCGCGAACACGGCGAACTTCCTCACGTCCGACGTGTGGGAGGCCAACGAACGGGAGTCGCCCGCCTTCGGCGTCGGCATGCTGGCGTTCGGCACCGTGCTCGCCGCCGCCATCGCCCTGACGCTGGCCACTCCGGTCGCCATCGGGATCGCGCTGTTCATCGTCTACTACGCCCCCCGCAGGCTCGCGTCCCTACTCGGGTACCTGGTGGACCTGCTCGCCGCGATCCCCAGCGTCGTCTACGGCCTGTGGGGCATCGGCTTCCTGGCCCCGCAGCTCGTCCCCCTCTACGAGGGGATGGCCGAGCACCTGGGCTGGATCCCGCTGTTCGCCGGACCCGCCTCCACCTCCGCGCGCACCATGCTCACCGCCGGCATCGTGCTCGCGGTGATGATCCTGCCGATCATCACCGCGATGTCGCGCGACGTCTTCCACCAGGTGCCCCAGGGACACCAGGAGGCCGCGCTGGCCATGGGCGCGACGCGCTGGGAGATGATCCGGCTGGCCGTCCTGCCGTTCGGCAAGTCGGGGATCGTCGGCGGCGCGATGCTCGGCATGGGCCGCGCGCTCGGCGAGACCATGGCCGTGGCCATGATCCTCTCGCCCTCGCTGATGATGTCCTTCCACCTGCTGCAGAGCGGCAACCAGACCATCGCCGCGCACATCGCCCTCCAGTACCCGGAGGCCACCGGCTACGGAGTGTCCGCGCTGATCGCCGCGGGCCTGGTCCTGTTCGCGATCACCCTGGCCGTCAACATGGGCGCGCGCTACATCGTGGCGCGGGGCAGCAAGGAGTCCTGA